A section of the Pseudomonas flavescens genome encodes:
- a CDS encoding MOSC domain-containing protein yields MHLSSLYRFPLKSAIGESLPSLQLDGLGVVGDRRWMLASEENGRFLTQRTFPQMSRLTARWNQSGGLTLEAPDRPSLDVALPDPDEALRGVIIWRDSMRVPDAGDEAAAWVSAFIGKPCRLVHVPAERARYIEGNVSGDEKVGFADGFPLLLIGQASLDDLVARVGRPLEMLRFRPNLVVQGSEPYAEDSWKRIRIGDVEFTLAKACSRCIITTIDPQTGERSADREPLTTLRSYRQREGEILFGQNLINHGSGELQVGMPVEVLA; encoded by the coding sequence ATGCACCTTTCCTCGCTTTATCGCTTTCCTCTCAAGTCCGCCATTGGCGAATCGCTCCCCAGCCTGCAGCTCGACGGCCTGGGCGTGGTCGGTGATCGCCGCTGGATGCTGGCGAGCGAGGAGAACGGCCGCTTTCTGACCCAGCGCACCTTTCCGCAGATGAGCCGCCTGACGGCGCGCTGGAATCAGAGCGGCGGCCTGACCCTCGAGGCGCCTGACAGGCCCTCTCTCGATGTGGCGCTGCCGGACCCGGACGAGGCGTTGCGCGGCGTGATCATCTGGCGCGACAGCATGCGCGTGCCGGATGCCGGCGACGAAGCCGCGGCCTGGGTCAGCGCGTTCATCGGCAAGCCCTGTCGGCTGGTGCACGTGCCTGCAGAGCGTGCGCGCTATATCGAGGGCAATGTGAGCGGCGATGAGAAGGTCGGGTTCGCCGACGGCTTCCCGCTGTTGCTGATCGGCCAGGCCTCGCTCGACGACCTGGTGGCCCGGGTTGGCCGCCCGCTGGAAATGCTGCGCTTTCGTCCCAACCTGGTGGTGCAGGGCAGCGAGCCCTATGCCGAAGACAGCTGGAAGCGCATTCGTATCGGCGATGTCGAGTTCACCCTCGCCAAGGCCTGTTCACGCTGCATCATCACCACCATCGATCCGCAAACCGGCGAACGCAGCGCGGATCGCGAGCCGCTGACCACCTTGCGCAGCTACCGCCAGCGCGAAGGCGAGATTCTCTTCGGGCAGAACCTGATCAACCACGGCAGCGGCGAATTGCAGGTCGGCATGCCGGTCGAGGTGTTGGCGTAG
- a CDS encoding chemotaxis protein CheV, with translation MAGILDTVDQRTQLVGENRLEILMFRLAGRQLFAINVFKVQEVLQMPKLTLMPQRHRFVCGVIHLRGQTLPVIDLSQAIGMRPIVPDERSTIIVTEYNRSIQAFLVGGVDRILNLNWESILPPPGGAGRHHYLTAITKVDDQLVEIIDVEKVLAEIVPYDTRISSDRLADPLLEKARGREVLLVDDSSVALSQLRDTLSQLGIKMHVATDGLKALNMLKAWADNGQVMTDKLLMIFTDAEMPEMDGYRLTTEIRQDPRLRDLYVVLHTSLSGSFNDAMVKKVGCDNFLSKFQPDKLVDVIRERLALDEQ, from the coding sequence ATGGCCGGTATTCTCGACACCGTTGATCAACGGACACAGCTGGTAGGTGAGAACCGCCTGGAAATCCTGATGTTCCGCCTGGCTGGCCGGCAGTTGTTCGCGATCAACGTATTCAAGGTGCAGGAAGTCCTGCAGATGCCCAAGCTGACGCTGATGCCGCAGCGCCATCGTTTCGTCTGCGGGGTGATTCACCTGCGCGGCCAGACCCTGCCGGTGATCGACCTGTCCCAGGCCATCGGCATGCGCCCGATCGTGCCCGATGAGCGCAGCACCATCATCGTCACCGAATACAACCGTTCGATTCAGGCCTTCCTGGTCGGCGGCGTCGACCGCATTCTCAACCTCAACTGGGAATCCATCCTGCCGCCGCCTGGCGGAGCAGGGCGCCACCACTACCTGACGGCGATCACCAAGGTCGACGACCAGTTGGTGGAAATCATCGACGTCGAGAAGGTCCTGGCCGAGATCGTGCCGTACGACACCCGCATTTCCAGCGACCGCCTCGCCGATCCGCTGCTGGAGAAGGCCCGTGGCCGCGAAGTGCTGCTGGTCGACGACTCCAGCGTGGCGCTGTCGCAGTTGCGCGATACCCTGTCGCAGCTGGGGATCAAGATGCATGTGGCCACCGATGGCCTGAAGGCGCTGAACATGCTCAAGGCCTGGGCCGATAACGGCCAGGTGATGACCGACAAGCTGCTGATGATCTTCACCGACGCCGAGATGCCGGAAATGGACGGCTATCGCCTGACCACCGAGATCCGTCAGGACCCGCGCCTGCGTGATCTGTACGTGGTGCTGCACACCTCGCTATCCGGTAGCTTCAACGATGCCATGGTGAAGAAGGTGGGCTGCGACAACTTCCTCTCCAAGTTCCAGCCCGACAAGCTGGTCGACGTGATTCGCGAGCGCCTGGCGCTCGACGAGCAGTAA
- the yegS gene encoding lipid kinase YegS: MQERKALLILHGKQSLNEEVRAAVKTQRERGWDLAVRLTWEGGDAQRLVSEALQAGYPTLIAGGGDGTLRDVAEAMAKAETDASLVLLPLGTANDFANAAGIPLAPAEALALLDTPAQPIDLGEVDDQLFLNMATGGFGSNITANTSEDLKRVLGGAAYMLTGLTRFAEVRSAFGRFKGPDFEWEGEFLALGIGNGRQAGGGHVLCPHARVNDGLLDVCIVPAASDVVGTLGTLFSGGLKGIEGVSVSARLPWLEIEAPEGLDLNLDGEPREGHSMRFSARPQALRVHLPQQSPLLQD; this comes from the coding sequence ATGCAAGAGCGTAAAGCGCTGTTGATCCTTCATGGTAAGCAGTCCCTCAACGAAGAGGTGCGTGCGGCGGTCAAGACCCAACGCGAGCGTGGCTGGGACCTGGCCGTGCGCCTGACCTGGGAGGGCGGCGATGCCCAGCGCCTGGTCAGCGAAGCGTTGCAGGCGGGCTATCCGACGCTGATCGCCGGGGGCGGCGACGGCACCTTGCGTGATGTCGCCGAAGCCATGGCCAAAGCCGAAACGGATGCCAGCCTGGTGCTGCTGCCGCTGGGCACCGCCAATGATTTCGCCAATGCAGCCGGTATTCCGCTGGCGCCGGCCGAGGCCCTGGCGCTGCTCGACACCCCCGCGCAGCCCATCGATCTGGGCGAGGTCGACGACCAGCTGTTCCTCAATATGGCCACTGGCGGCTTCGGCTCCAACATCACCGCCAATACGTCCGAAGACCTCAAGCGTGTGCTCGGTGGCGCGGCCTACATGCTTACCGGCCTGACCCGCTTCGCCGAAGTGCGCTCGGCCTTCGGGCGCTTCAAGGGGCCGGACTTCGAGTGGGAAGGCGAATTTCTCGCCCTGGGCATCGGCAATGGTCGCCAGGCCGGTGGTGGGCATGTGCTGTGCCCCCATGCCCGGGTCAACGACGGCCTGCTGGATGTGTGCATCGTGCCGGCTGCGTCGGATGTGGTCGGCACCCTCGGTACGCTGTTTTCCGGTGGGCTGAAGGGCATCGAGGGGGTATCGGTAAGCGCTCGGTTGCCCTGGCTGGAAATCGAGGCGCCCGAGGGGCTGGACCTGAACCTCGACGGCGAGCCGCGAGAAGGCCACAGCATGCGTTTTTCCGCGCGGCCCCAGGCGTTGCGGGTGCATTTGCCCCAGCAGTCGCCTTTACTGCAGGACTGA